In Asterias amurensis chromosome 4, ASM3211899v1, one genomic interval encodes:
- the LOC139936702 gene encoding LOW QUALITY PROTEIN: uncharacterized protein (The sequence of the model RefSeq protein was modified relative to this genomic sequence to represent the inferred CDS: inserted 1 base in 1 codon), with translation MKITHGILLCLIGAFGHVKAEPVVNTTTGAVRGRVVAPPPGLQATVPGAQFGTVSQFLGVPYAEAPTGALRFAKPVPKIPWSGVRDAQVYGASCPQDANGMTEDCLFLNIFIPDSAVNTSDHVSVMVWIHGGSFVRGQGSLYDATILSLLGEVVVVTINYRLGILGFLSTADDRMPGNYGLWDQKLALHWVKDNIGNFGGDPDQITIFGESAGSFSVTYQMLTPLNNFNLFRRVIASSGVAAAGLLLTYDGEQLRKQTSQIAAALGCHNTSTLLVCLREAPVSSILSLTSLLEYPIAIDGEFISDRIDGLISSRHFAQYDLLAGTSSNEGSVVIPTFGAPELNTKDFYELLVIWMSGICQCSNAASLTDVGKLVYTTKARFTDPPENARILFDLIGDSYFNAPTVNFLKQHADSTATNTYSYYLTYSEGKEALVPAEYLDAIPGSPHGIIPGYIFGDALASGNSSNATARFSQDIIAYWTNFAKYGDPNGADLPEWPKFDAENETYLILEPNITTGQHLKADKVAFWGEYVKMASDPLDQNACPITAPVRLGTKTTPENKTVVITSGDGEVLGSIIGAIRIADEAVGGEDVAEFLGIPYAKPPIGDXRYRAPQDTGPWGDEPLGIRDKLPHACPQDIPQDPWMVRAGLTEVSEDCLTLNIYTPLVASNSSLPVVIFIHPGGGTVGTSSVYDAVPLSSNIEAVVVVINHRLGALGFLSTEDEEAPGNYGLQDALASLKWVSKYIGSFGGDSNRITVIGHGSGSVIAHLFVMSEKAQGLFQQAVLMSATGLVRPLSNPVQPSPIEQARILARSVDCPIDSNEVMIKCLREKPALDVAGSSRYSPLGLPFRPIIDGDILTADPRALLKSGTINNVDLIIGMAQDEVSAVSFPLFFSNVSFCPTQEEAEGIIAVVSQASFNNPEKAAVAFSTEYLGRKGMEDKCLTRGSVRQFVQDMLTVSPTLEAAELHAALGNDVFLYSFDHEPSSHYYSFLPPQAGPAFGDDLQFLFGDPYSSLVDEYKLTYRLQDKQISLEMMTLWKNFIHKGHPGQSLSGVEWPAYDQGNPEYMRLGACPMVHSDDNWPHILRFWSDLIPSITAPSAVPTRSTTPPFTTEEDHQQPCIIGEVIGLALSTDEAFILITVLVGVLVGTLVLSLLCFGGCLTYKSRYTNLVAKSNHYGVYTEPHLSSHAYTNNGNEELSSRL, from the exons ATGAAAATCACACACGGCATTTTACTTTGCCTCATCGGTGCTTTCGGACATGTCAAAGCCGAGCCGGTTGTGAACACCACAACGGGGGCAGTCCGTGGGCGTGTCGTGGCGCCACCACCGGGCCTGCAGGCGACGGTTCCCGGTGCTCAGTTTGGTACAGTCAGCCAATTCCTCGGTGTGCCGTACGCCGAGGCACCTACTGGGGCCCTTCGCTTCGCCAAACCGGTCCCGAAGATCCCTTGGAGTGGAGTTCGGGACGCGCAAGTCTATGGAGCGAGTTGCCCACAGGATGCAAACGGCATGACTGAAGACTGCTTATTTTTGAATATCTTCATACCAGATAGTGCAGTCAATACTTCTGATCATGTATCAGTCATGGTTTGGATCCATGGCGGTTCATTCGTAAGGGGACAGGGATCACTATACGATGCTACCATTCTCTCTCTGCTAGGTGAAGTGGTAGTCGTTACCATCAACTACCGGCTAGGAATACTTGGGTTTCTCAGCACTGCTGATGACCGCATGCCTGGAAACTACGGCCTATGGGATCAGAAGTTGGCTTTACATTGGGTGAAAGACAACATTGGAAACTTTGGAGGTGACCCAGATCAGATCACCATATTTGGTGAGTCGGCAGGCAGTTTCAGTGTCACCTACCAAATGCTGACTCCCCTGAACAACTTCAATCTATTCCGGCGTGTCATCGCTTCGAGCGGGGTGGCAGCGGCGGGTCTTTTACTCACATACGACGGGGAGCAACTTCGCAAGCAAACCTCCCAAATCGCAGCAGCACTCGGATGTCACAACACATCCACTTTATTAGTTTGTCTCCGAGAGGCACCAGTGAGCTCCATCCTCTCCCTCACCAGTCTCCTCGAGTACCCCATCGCGATAGACGGTGAGTTCATCTCAGATCGAATCGACGGACTCATATCATCGCGGCATTTTGCACAGTACGATCTTCTCGCAGGAACCAGCAGCAATGAGGGATCCGTCGTCATCCCAACATTTGGTGCCCCAGAGTTAAACACCAAGGATTTCTACGAGCTGTTGGTGATCTGGATGAGTGGAATCTGCCAGTGTAGTAACGCAGCATCCCTCACAGACGTTGGCAAGCTCGTGTACACAACTAAGGCGAGGTTTACAGATCCTCCAGAAAATGCCAGAATACTTTTTGATCTTATTGGGGACTCTTACTTCAATGCTCCAACCGTGAACTTCCTCAAACAGCACGCGGACTCAACTGCCACCAATACGTACTCTTATTACCTTACGTATAGCGAAGGGAAGGAGGCTTTGGTGCCTGCCGAGTACCTGGATGCCATACCAGGATCACCTCATGGCATCATTCCTGGATACATCTTCGGTGATGCATTGGCTTCGGGAAACTCGAGCAATGCCACAGCACGGTTCTCTCAAGACATTATTGCGTATTGGACAAACTTTGCTAAGTATGG AGATCCAAATGGGGCCGATCTACCTGAGTGGCCCAAGTTTGACGCTGAGAACGAGACTTATCTCATCCTTGAACCAAACATCACAACTGGGCAACACCTCAAGGCAGATAAAGTGGCCTTCTGGGGAGAATACGTCAAAATGGCTTCTGACCCGTTGGACCAAAATGCTTGCCCAATCACAGCCCCTGTTAGACTCGGAACAAAAACAACGCCTGAAAATAAAACTGTAGTGATTACAAGTGGAGATGGCGAGGTATTAGGGTCCATTATTGGTGCCATACGGATCGCCGACGAGGCTGTGGGCGGTGAAGACGTAGCAGAGTTTCTAGGAATACCGTATGCGAAACCCCCGATTGGGG TACGATATCGGGCTCCGCAAGACACTGGACCGTGGGGAGATGAACCACTTGGAATCCGTGATAAACTACCCCATGCCTGCCCTCAAGACATCCCACAAGATCCCTGGATGGTTCGCGCTGGATTGACGGAAGTCAGTGAAGACTGTCTAACTCTCAACATCTACACTCCACTTGTTGCCAGCAACTCTTCCTTACCAGTCGTCATTTTCATCCATCCTGGAGGAGGAACTGTCGGTACGTCGTCTGTTTATGATGCTGTACCTCTGTCATCTAACATAGAGGCTGTCGTAGTTGTCATCAACCATCGTCTTGGAGCATTGGGATTCTTGAGTACTGAAGATGAAGAAGCTCCTGGTAACTATGGATTGCAAGACGCGTTGGCTTCTCTCAAATGGGTCAGCAAGTATATAGGCAGCTTCGGAGGTGATTCTAACCGCATCACTGTGATCGGTCATGGATCTGGGTCAGTAATTGCTCACTTATTCGTCATGTCAGAGAAGGCACAGGGGCTGTTTCAGCAAGCTGTACTTATGAGCGCCACTGGTCTTGTGCGTCCTCTTTCGAATCCTGTCCAACCGAGTCCAATCGAGCAAGCTAGAATCCTTGCCAGAAGTGTGGACTGTCCAATCGATAGCAATGAGGTAATGATCAAGTGCCTGCGTGAGAAACCTGCTCTGGATGTTGCAGGGAGCAGCAGGTACTCCCCATTGGGACTCCCATTCCGACCAATAATTGACGGTGACATTCTGACTGCTGATCCAAGGGCATTGTTGAAATCAGGAACAATCAACAATGTAGATTTGATCATAGGAATGGCCCAGGATGAAGTCTCTGCAGTTTCATTCCCACTCTTTTTCAGCAACGTAAGTTTCTGTCCAACTCAAGAGGAAGCTGAAGGCATCATTGCAGTCGTTAGTCAAGCCTCATTCAATAATCCTGAGAAGGCTGCCGTAGCTTTCTCCACTGAGTATCTTGGACGGAAAGGCATGGAGGACAAGTGTCTTACAAGAGGTAGTGTCAGGCAGTTTGTGCAAGATATGTTGACTGTGTCACCTACATTGGAAGCAGCTGAGCTTCATGCTGCTTTGGGAAACGAcgtctttctttattctttcGATCACGAACCAAGCTCTCACTATTACAGCTTCCTTCCCCCACAAGCTGGACCTGCTTTTGGTGATGATCTTCAGTTCCTGTTTGGAGATCCTTACAGCTCCCTCGTTGATGAATACAAGCTCACCTACCGACTCCAGGATAAGCAGATCAGCTTAGAGATGATGACCTTGTGGAAGAACTTCATTCACAAAGG ACACCCTGGGCAGTCACTTTCCGGTGTCGAGTGGCCAGCTTATGATCAAGGAAACCCAGAGTACATGCGGTTGGGAGCCTGCCCTATGGTCCACAGTGACGACAACTGGCCACACATCCTCCGTTTCTGGTCCGACTTGATACCATCcataacagcgccctctgctgtTCCAACGAGGTCAACCACACCACCATTTACCACTGAGGAGGACCACCAACAGCCTTGCATCATTGGGGAAGTCATCGGGCTGGCTCTCTCAACGGACGAAGCCTTCATTCTTATCACGGTCCTAGTTGGGGTGCTTGTAGGAACCCTTGTACTATCTCTTTTATGCTTTGGAGGGTGCCTGACCTACAAGTCCCGTTATACCAACTTAGTGGCTAAATCGAACCATTATGGGGTCTACACGGAGCCACACCTTTCGAGTCACGCTTACACTAACAACGGGAACGAGGAGTTAAGCTCAAGACTGTAG
- the LOC139936603 gene encoding uncharacterized protein — MGCVYFKMALLLFAFVGGFLGCTDGQTVITNTSLGQIMGEKISSFGFPPLTRYSGIPYAEPPIGPLRFAMPVPKAAWDGILNATNFGPSCPQFFVTFSAAFNQFLPNRDIDEDCLTLNMYIPDNDMDIMGPLPVMLYIHGGGFVNGQGSLYDGTILALQGKVIVVTINYRLGLFGFLSTGDDSAPGNYALWDQRLAIQWVKNNIENFGGDPNKITIFGESAGGWSVTYQMASPLNDRTLFQRVIAQSGAAFPGIITPTDVARYQAWNLGEVLGCNLPYGSTTRDLINCLREFDMQTLQNNSKIIRTGPLIDGDFLPNINYLTSLSQVGQYDLLMGVNSQDGSVISLRQRSLTTEELKAAILLITTYTCACSNPEDVTNALLTFYYGADKLDDQRQNVLKAIDVGGDLYFDIPSINFLHRHLESAENTNTYFYYFTYDVGKELLISPEFIDLISGAPHGLDIFYVFGYAQVLLQASTEAVMLAQQSVQYWADFAHNGDPNGAGLPEWPKFDAENETYLILEPNITTGQHLKADKVAFWRDYVPTIAESIFSETCSTEVPVRGGNSKTPVTKTVVITSKDGDVLGSVIGAIQIADEAVGGEDVAEFLGIPYAKPPIGDLRYRAPLDTGPWGDEPLGIPDKLPPACPQDILQDPWMVRAGLTEVSEDCLTLNIYAPLVANNSSLPVVIFIHPGGGTVGTSSVYDAVPLSSNIEAVVVVINHRLGALGFLSTEDEEAPGNYGLHDALASLKWVSKYIGSFGGDSNRVTVIGHGFGSVIAHLLVMSEKAQGLFQQVVLMSASGLVRPLLNPVQPSPIEQARILARSVDCPIDSNEVMIKCLREKPALDVAGSSRNSPFEIPFRPIIDGNILTDDPRALLKSGTINNVDLLIGMTQDEVSAISFPLFFSNVSFCPTQEEAEGIIAVVSQASFNNPEKAALAFSTEYLSRKGMEDECLTRGSVRQFMQDMLTVSPTLEAAELHAALGNDVFLYSFDHEPSSHYHSFLPPQAGPAFGDGLQFLFGDPYSSHVDEYKLTYRLQDKQMTLEMMTLWKNFIQDGKPGVSRSGVEWPHIDRKNLAFMSLKDCPEVQSGQDYDWPHLVQFWSNLLPSITMLSPSAKPTETQPTDSPDTTRPTTEPCLVGNALGLNLTPEDATALIQVLIGLVVVALILNVLLLIGCLVYSVRASRSECREDDEGTGVRLNFFEQPDKDFL; from the exons ATGGGTTGCGTGTATTTCAAAATGgctttgcttttgtttgcttttgtcGGTGGTTTCCTCGGCTGCACCGATGGACAGACAGTTATTACAAATACGAGTCTAGGGCAGATCATGGGCGAGAAAATCTCTAGCTTTGGTTTCCCTCCACTAACCCGTTATAGTGGAATACCTTACGCTGAACCACCGATTGGACCACTGCGCTTTGCCATGCCGGTTCCTAAAGCTGCCTGGGACGGGATTCTCAACGCTACGAACTTTGGACCAAGTTGTCCACAGTTCTTCGTCACTTTTAGTGCAGCCTTTAACCAGTTTCTCCCCAATAGAGATATTGACGAGGATTGCTTGACTTTAAACATGTATATACCTGATAATGATATGGACATCATGGGGCCACTCCCAGTTATGCTGTACATCCATGGTGGCGGCTTCGTTAACGGACAAGGATCGCTGTATGACGGTACCATCTTAGCTCTACAAGGAAAGGTTATTGTAGTCACCATCAACTACAGACTTGGACTCTTTGGATTCCTCAGTACAGGAGACGATTCAGCCCCTGGTAATTACGCACTTTGGGATCAAAGACTCGCCATTCAGTGGGttaaaaataacattgaaaACTTCGGTGGTGATCCAAACAAGATTACTATCTTTGGTGAATCTGCTGGTGGTTGGAGTGTAACCTACCAAATGGCTTCACCTCTGAATGACCGGACTCTGTTCCAGCGCGTTATTGCTCAAAGTGGAGCAGCCTTTCCTGGTATAATAACACCAACAGATGTTGCACGGTATCAAGCATGGAATCTAGGTGAAGTGCTTGGTTGTAACCTTCCTTATGGAAGTACTACCCGAGACTTAATCAACTGTTTGAGGGAGTTTGACATGCAGACTCTGCAAAATAATTCCAAAATAATCAGGACTGGTCCTCTTATAGACGGAGACTTCTTACCAAACATCAACTATCTGACGTCTCTATCACAAGTAGGACAATATGATCTTTTGATGGGTGTGAATAGCCAGGACGGAAGTGTAATTTCACTTCGTCAGAGAAGTCTAACAACCGAAGAACTCAAAGCAGCCATTCTGCTAATAACAACGTACACGTGTGCATGCAGCAACCCAGAAGACGTCACAAATGCACTTCTGACGTTTTATTACGGAGCAGACAAGTTGGACGACCAAAGACAGAATGTTCTGAAAGCTATTGATGTTGGTGGGGATCTGTATTTTGATATACCAAGTATCAACTTTCTCCACCGTCACCTTGAATCCGCTGAGAACACCAATACGTACTTTTATTATTTCACATACGACGTTGGAAAGGAACTTCTAATTTCACCAGAATTCATTGATCTGATTTCGGGTGCACCCCATGGTCTTGACATATTCTACGTCTTTGGGTATGCGCAAGTCCTTCTTCAGGCGAGCACGGAGGCGGTGATGCTGGCACAACAGTCAGTACAATACTGGGCCGACTTTGCTCATAATGG AGATCCAAATGGGGCCGGTCTACCTGAGTGGCCCAAGTTTGACGCTGAGAACGAGACTTATCTCATCCTGGAACCAAACATCACAACTGGGCAACACCTCAAGGCAGATAAAGTGGCCTTCTGGAGAGACTACGTCCCTACAATAGCAGAATCAATCTTTTCAGAGACCTGTTCGACTGAAGTCCCGGTTAGAGGAGGAAACTCAAAAACACCTGTCACTAAAACTGTAGTGATTACAAGTAAAGATGGTGATGTATTAGGGTCCGTTATTGGTGCCATTCAGATCGCAGACGAGGCTGTGGGCGGTGAAGACGTAGCCGAGTTTCTAGGAATACCATATGCGAAACCCCCAATTGGGGATTTACGATACCGGGCTCCGCTAGACACTGGACCATGGGGAGATGAACCACTTGGAATCCCTGATAAACTACCCCCTGCCTGCCCTCAAGACATCTTACAAGATCCCTGGATGGTTCGCGCTGGATTGACGGAAGTCAGTGAAGACTGTCTAACTCTCAACATCTACGCTCCACTTGTTGCCAACAACTCTTCTTTACCAGTTGTAATTTTCATCCATCCTGGAGGAGGAACTGTCGGTACGTCATCTGTTTATGATGCTGTACCTCTGTCATCTAACATAGAGGCTGTCGTAGTTGTCATCAACCATCGTCTTGGAGCATTGGGATTCTTGAGTACTGAAGATGAAGAAGCTCCTGGTAACTATGGATTGCATGACGCGTTGGCTTCTCTCAAATGGGTCAGCAAGTATATAGGCAGCTTCGGAGGTGATTCTAACCGTGTCACTGTGATTGGTCATGGATTTGGGTCAGTTATTGCACACTTACTCGTCATGTCAGAGAAGGCACAGGGGCTGTTTCAGCAAGTTGTACTAATGAGCGCCTCTGGTCTTGTGCGTCCTCTTTTGAATCCTGTCCAACCGAGTCCAATCGAGCAAGCTAGAATCCTTGCCAGAAGTGTGGACTGTCCAATCGATAGCAATGAGGTAATGATCAAATGCCTGCGTGAGAAACCTGCTCTGGATGTTGCAGGGAGCAGCAGGAACTCCCCATTTGAAATCCCATTCCGACCAATAATCGACGGTAATATTCTGACTGATGATCCAAGGGCATTGTTGAAATCAGGAACAATCAACAATGTAGATTTGCTCATCGGAATGACCCAGGATGAAGTCTCTGCAATTTCATTCCCACTCTTTTTCAGCAACGTAAGTTTCTGTCCAACTCAAGAGGAAGCTGAAGGCATCATTGCAGTCGTTAGTCAAGCTTCTTTCAATAATCCTGAGAAGGCTGCCTTAGCGTTTTCCACGGAGTATCTTAGCCGGAAAGGAATGGAGGACGAGTGTCTTACAAGAGGTAGTGTCAGGCAGTTTATGCAAGATATGTTGACTGTGTCACCCACATTGGAAGCAGCTGAGCTTCATGCTGCTTTGGGTAACGAcgtatttctttattctttcgATCACGAACCAAGCTCTCACTATCACAGCTTCCTTCCCCCACAAGCAGGACCTGCTTTTGGTGATGGTCTTCAGTTCCTGTTTGGAGATCCTTACAGCTCCCACGTTGATGAATACAAGCTCACCTACCGACTCCAGGATAAGCAGATGACCTTAGAGATGATGACCTTGTGGAAGAACTTCATTCAAGATGG GAAACCAGGCGTGTCTCGTTCTGGAGTTGAGTGGCCACATATCGACAGAAAGAACCTCGCCTTTATGTCTCTGAAAGACTGTCCTGAAGTTCAATCTGGTCAGGATTACGATTGGCCCCACCTTGTGCAGTTCTGGTCCAACCTGCTACCATCTATCACAATGTTGTCACCCTCAGCCAAGCCAACCGAGACTCAACCAACCGATTCCCCAGACACCACCAGGCCAACCACGGAGCCATGTCTAGTAGGAAATGCTCTTGGGTTAAACTTAACCCCAGAAGATGCCACTGCTCTCATCCAAGTACTCATAGGGTTGGTTGTAGTGGCTTTGATCTTGAATGTCTTATTACTGATTGGTTGTTTGGTGTACAGCGTACGTGCTTCCCGTTCTGAATGTAGAGAGGATGACGAAGGGACTGGGGTTAGGTTAAATTTCTTTGAACAACCTGATAAAGATTTTCTTTGA